In one window of Qipengyuania gaetbuli DNA:
- a CDS encoding HAD-IA family hydrolase, whose protein sequence is MTRLAIFDCDGTLVDGQAAVCETMERAFGAIGAPPPERNAIRRTVGLSLPLAVRQLMMDGREVDRLQVVEAYKRLFRETRLSGALHEPLFDGMTDLLERLHADGWLLGVATGKSDRGLHSCLDTHGIKHRFATLHGADRYPSKPHPAMLEAALSETGVDVADAVMIGDTVFDIHMACDIGVRAIGVGWGYHEAEELLAAGAVGVAQTMDELEKLIRE, encoded by the coding sequence ATGACCCGCCTCGCCATCTTCGATTGCGACGGCACGCTGGTCGATGGCCAGGCCGCCGTGTGCGAGACGATGGAGCGTGCCTTCGGGGCGATCGGCGCGCCGCCGCCCGAACGCAACGCCATCCGGCGCACGGTCGGTCTCAGCCTGCCGCTTGCCGTGCGCCAGCTGATGATGGACGGCCGCGAGGTCGACCGGCTGCAGGTGGTCGAGGCTTACAAGCGCCTGTTCCGCGAAACGCGCCTGTCGGGCGCCCTTCACGAACCGTTATTCGATGGCATGACCGACCTGCTCGAACGGCTGCACGCAGATGGCTGGCTGCTCGGCGTCGCCACGGGAAAGAGCGACCGCGGCCTGCATTCCTGCCTTGATACCCACGGGATCAAGCACCGCTTCGCCACGCTTCACGGCGCAGACCGCTATCCGTCCAAACCCCATCCCGCCATGCTGGAGGCCGCGCTCTCTGAAACGGGTGTCGATGTGGCGGATGCGGTGATGATCGGCGACACGGTCTTCGACATCCACATGGCCTGCGATATCGGCGTGCGTGCGATCGGGGTCGGCTGGGGCTATCACGAGGCCGAGGAATTGCTGGCGGCAGGCGCCGTGGGGGTCGCGCAGACCATGGACGAACTGGAGAAACTGATCCGTGAGTGA
- a CDS encoding sensor histidine kinase, with the protein MRFWADRPLAIKGLVFIAIPLAILFGALASLYFASTAEERAEADVRRAFAIQRDTYQVHALLSQAAAGVRGYALTGQDRFLEPFSVAERELPPTMERLDEAIEDPGVRQEFVVLEQLVDAKRQGLGDIVRVSRGGSDLASSREALEQELNANRDVLERLGSQVDVIQRKEAVLLDQRRERVDDVRSRFLALTGISALLGLLGSVAAVYLFSTGIVRRVRVLEGNAERLAQGAELDDLPEEADEIGRLAQRLGRASALLRAREKDLSESEERFRLVVDRVSDYGIFALDTEGNVATWNLGAERIKGWQASEILGRHFSSFYPPETREFLPQRMIERAIRDGSAEDEGWRVRRDGTRFWANVVITALRDGEGTLRGFAKVTRDMSERRRTEEELRSAREEAIAASRAKTAFLSRTSHELRTPMNAILGFGQLLEIDEEHLETQHRSAVTQIMKAGRHLLSLINDLLDISSIEAGANELAIEPIGLRELLTEAHAIGLPLVEQAGLAFTLDLPEHEVTVLADKRRAMQVALNLIGNSAKYNRTGKTVRLSGRVEGSTAMIEVEDDGPGIEPANIPRLFTAFDRLGEQGRSAAEGTGLGLALSKSLVESMKGEIGYQPLTVSGPQSGARFWFFLPLEAPLPEHEPDDASKNPQGS; encoded by the coding sequence ATGCGGTTCTGGGCCGATCGTCCTCTGGCAATCAAGGGCCTCGTATTTATCGCCATTCCCCTCGCTATCCTGTTTGGTGCGCTCGCGTCGCTCTATTTTGCGAGCACTGCGGAAGAAAGGGCCGAGGCCGACGTCCGCCGGGCATTCGCGATCCAGCGCGACACCTACCAGGTCCATGCGCTGCTTTCGCAGGCTGCAGCCGGGGTTCGTGGCTATGCACTGACAGGGCAGGACCGATTTCTCGAACCGTTCTCCGTGGCGGAGCGGGAACTGCCCCCGACCATGGAACGGCTGGACGAGGCGATCGAGGATCCCGGCGTGCGACAGGAATTCGTCGTCCTCGAACAGCTGGTCGATGCAAAACGCCAGGGGCTGGGCGATATTGTGCGCGTGTCTCGGGGCGGCTCGGATCTCGCCTCGTCTCGGGAAGCGCTGGAGCAAGAACTGAACGCGAACCGCGACGTACTCGAACGCCTCGGAAGTCAGGTCGACGTCATCCAGCGCAAGGAGGCCGTCCTGCTCGACCAGCGCAGGGAACGGGTGGACGACGTCCGCTCACGATTTCTGGCATTGACCGGGATCAGTGCGCTGCTCGGATTGCTCGGCAGCGTCGCGGCGGTGTATCTCTTCTCCACCGGGATCGTTCGGCGCGTGCGGGTCCTCGAAGGCAATGCCGAGCGCTTGGCGCAGGGTGCGGAGCTGGACGATCTGCCGGAAGAGGCCGACGAGATCGGACGCCTTGCGCAGCGGCTCGGGCGTGCCAGCGCTCTGCTGCGCGCGCGTGAGAAGGACCTGAGCGAGAGTGAGGAACGCTTCCGCCTCGTTGTCGACCGCGTCAGCGACTACGGCATCTTCGCGCTCGATACCGAGGGTAATGTAGCCACCTGGAACCTGGGGGCGGAGCGTATCAAGGGGTGGCAGGCAAGCGAAATTCTGGGTCGCCATTTCAGCTCGTTCTATCCGCCTGAAACCCGCGAATTCCTGCCGCAGCGCATGATCGAGCGCGCGATACGGGACGGGTCTGCCGAGGACGAAGGCTGGCGTGTCCGCCGCGATGGGACCCGCTTCTGGGCCAATGTGGTCATCACTGCCCTGCGCGATGGCGAGGGCACCTTGCGCGGCTTCGCCAAGGTCACGCGGGACATGTCCGAACGCCGCCGCACGGAGGAGGAACTGCGCAGCGCGCGCGAGGAGGCCATTGCGGCCAGCCGCGCCAAGACCGCATTCCTGTCGCGAACGAGCCACGAATTGCGGACCCCGATGAACGCCATTCTCGGCTTCGGGCAATTGCTCGAAATCGACGAGGAGCATCTCGAAACGCAACATCGCTCGGCCGTAACGCAGATCATGAAGGCGGGGCGCCACCTGCTATCGCTGATCAACGACCTGCTCGACATCTCGAGCATCGAAGCCGGTGCCAACGAGTTGGCAATTGAGCCGATCGGCTTGCGCGAACTGCTGACCGAAGCGCACGCGATCGGACTGCCGCTGGTCGAGCAGGCCGGGCTTGCCTTCACTCTGGACCTCCCGGAGCACGAAGTGACCGTGCTTGCCGACAAACGCCGCGCCATGCAGGTCGCTCTCAATCTGATCGGCAATTCGGCAAAGTACAATCGCACCGGAAAGACCGTACGCCTGTCCGGCCGCGTCGAGGGTTCGACTGCGATGATCGAAGTGGAGGATGACGGCCCCGGTATCGAACCTGCCAACATCCCGCGGCTCTTCACGGCATTCGACCGATTGGGCGAGCAGGGCCGGTCCGCGGCCGAGGGCACGGGCCTGGGCCTGGCGCTTTCGAAAAGCCTGGTTGAATCCATGAAGGGCGAGATCGGGTATCAGCCACTGACAGTATCCGGACCGCAGTCTGGCGCGCGCTTCTGGTTTTTCCTGCCTCTTGAGGCTCCATTGCCGGAACACGAACCCGACGACGCTTCTAAAAATCCCCAAGGATCATGA
- a CDS encoding response regulator, with the protein MTAATRILIVDDHQLAREGLKAVLAGPDIEIVDMASTGEEAVEQVRRHQPEIVLMDIRLGVGIDGLEATRQIVALGLGTRVLMLTLHEMPAYVREALAAGAAGYILKDAAIAELKAAIAQVRTGQSAVSLDLVNAAMRAAPLPGREADLSRMLTGRERDVVALVAEGLTNKEIGRRLEISPATVKVHVERIIGKLGVADRTQAAVLITQMRREDG; encoded by the coding sequence ATGACTGCAGCGACACGCATCCTGATCGTCGATGACCACCAGCTGGCCCGCGAAGGTCTCAAGGCAGTTCTCGCCGGTCCCGACATCGAGATCGTCGATATGGCGTCGACCGGCGAAGAGGCGGTGGAGCAGGTGCGCCGGCACCAGCCGGAAATTGTCCTGATGGACATCCGGCTGGGTGTGGGAATCGATGGTCTGGAGGCGACGCGGCAGATTGTGGCGCTGGGCCTTGGAACGCGCGTATTGATGCTGACCTTGCACGAAATGCCTGCCTATGTTCGCGAGGCGCTGGCCGCAGGGGCAGCCGGCTATATTCTCAAGGACGCCGCGATCGCGGAACTCAAGGCCGCTATCGCGCAGGTTCGGACGGGCCAGTCGGCCGTATCGCTGGACCTCGTGAACGCCGCGATGCGCGCGGCGCCACTTCCGGGCCGTGAAGCCGACCTTTCACGCATGCTGACCGGCCGGGAGCGTGATGTGGTGGCGCTGGTCGCGGAAGGGCTGACCAACAAGGAAATCGGTCGCCGGCTCGAAATCAGCCCGGCGACCGTGAAGGTCCATGTGGAGAGGATTATCGGCAAACTCGGCGTCGCCGACCGTACGCAGGCCGCAGTGCTGATCACGCAGATGCGGCGCGAAGACGGGTAG
- a CDS encoding phosphoribosyl-AMP cyclohydrolase, with the protein MKLTRIKALGLAAALPLAAIAAPVAAHDHGAKKTVSTATYAPITEAEVIAAQQAWGNALVAIATEYDNKGHAAAKKLAGEIIDSAYGYNLGPVLFKPTLANGEGEQTFRTSRDGAVSYFVGGDPKFAQDSGFALKGWRSFEIDNAGILITGNSATSMGHVTVIDAKGNRTTVDKTWGYVRGPDGKLRIVVHHSSLPYSAG; encoded by the coding sequence ATGAAGCTTACCCGTATCAAGGCCCTCGGCCTCGCCGCTGCCCTTCCGCTCGCTGCCATCGCTGCACCTGTCGCAGCACATGACCATGGCGCCAAGAAGACCGTATCGACCGCGACCTACGCGCCGATCACGGAAGCCGAAGTCATTGCCGCGCAGCAGGCTTGGGGCAATGCTCTGGTCGCCATCGCAACCGAATACGACAACAAGGGTCACGCAGCCGCCAAGAAGCTGGCAGGCGAGATCATCGACAGCGCCTACGGCTACAACCTCGGCCCGGTGCTGTTCAAGCCGACCCTTGCCAACGGCGAAGGCGAGCAGACTTTCCGCACGTCGCGTGACGGCGCCGTGTCCTACTTCGTCGGCGGCGATCCGAAGTTCGCCCAGGACAGCGGCTTCGCGCTCAAGGGCTGGCGTTCGTTCGAAATCGACAATGCTGGCATCCTCATCACCGGCAACTCGGCCACTTCGATGGGCCACGTGACGGTGATCGACGCCAAGGGCAATCGCACCACGGTCGACAAGACCTGGGGCTATGTCCGCGGTCCGGACGGCAAGCTGCGCATCGTGGTCCACCACTCCTCGCTGCCGTATTCGGCTGGCTAA
- a CDS encoding ABC-type transport auxiliary lipoprotein family protein, with protein MNPTKTLAILAPALLLGGCISFGGEPPESLLTLTPSASAPAGTGGSSASGTAIALVDFDAPAALDVTRVPVQVTATELAYLKDAVWVEKPARLFRRLVAETIRTQSGRVVIDGDDPGALATNRLTGTLRQFGYDATTSSVVVVFDAVRPGEGQAVETRRFQAVVPGVTPDVQGVGPALNRAANDVAAQVAEWVG; from the coding sequence ATGAACCCGACCAAGACCCTCGCGATCCTCGCCCCCGCGCTCCTGCTGGGCGGCTGCATCAGCTTCGGCGGCGAACCGCCCGAAAGCCTGCTCACTCTGACGCCGAGCGCCAGTGCGCCTGCCGGAACCGGCGGCTCCAGCGCATCGGGCACGGCCATCGCGCTCGTGGATTTCGATGCGCCCGCCGCGCTCGACGTGACCCGTGTGCCGGTGCAGGTGACCGCGACCGAGCTGGCCTATCTCAAGGATGCCGTCTGGGTCGAAAAGCCTGCCCGCCTGTTCCGCCGCCTTGTCGCCGAAACCATCCGCACCCAGTCGGGCCGCGTGGTGATCGACGGTGACGATCCGGGTGCGCTTGCAACCAACCGCCTGACCGGCACGCTGCGCCAGTTCGGCTATGACGCCACGACGTCGAGTGTGGTGGTGGTCTTCGACGCCGTGCGTCCCGGCGAGGGTCAGGCGGTCGAGACCCGCCGTTTCCAAGCAGTCGTGCCCGGTGTGACGCCCGATGTGCAGGGCGTCGGCCCCGCGCTTAACCGCGCCGCGAACGATGTCGCAGCACAGGTCGCGGAGTGGGTCGGCTAG
- a CDS encoding sensor histidine kinase, giving the protein MRQQVPSSPPPLETVAELRELYRAAEARAARMRLLSSVAKTLSEASPEALSEVLDQCAEKLAFFLGYRSARFTPGGEGSGIAIRAVGNEEPLGFIAIEGLAGERDIRDEEDRETFRLYLELMGAAIDRNRRDGERQRLVETLLDREKRLEMLVERMFSAQESERLRVSQELHDGVAQTATALARLIEGSGSEAPDLPAAERARLAEIARGLVRELRAVIGGLRPTLLDDLGLEAAIRALADGLEDEGYKVSVSLTGSADRLPRILETALFRVAQEAIANIRKHAGGPCAVGLELALPKEGRSGFLRIADTGRGPPGDCLPQEDSGKHIGIGVMSERMTAVGGSLDWRAGERGGVIVTAYLPEVPAP; this is encoded by the coding sequence ATGCGACAGCAGGTGCCCTCCTCTCCCCCACCGCTCGAAACGGTTGCGGAACTGCGTGAACTATATCGCGCAGCAGAGGCGCGTGCCGCGCGCATGCGTTTACTGTCGAGCGTCGCGAAGACTTTGTCCGAAGCCAGCCCTGAAGCCTTGAGCGAAGTCCTCGACCAATGCGCGGAGAAGCTGGCCTTCTTCCTTGGATATCGCAGCGCCCGCTTCACACCTGGCGGCGAGGGATCGGGGATCGCGATCCGCGCAGTTGGCAACGAGGAGCCGCTCGGCTTCATCGCGATCGAAGGCCTGGCTGGCGAACGGGACATCCGCGACGAGGAAGACCGGGAGACGTTTCGCCTCTATCTCGAGCTCATGGGCGCCGCTATCGACCGCAACCGGCGCGATGGAGAGCGCCAGCGGCTGGTCGAAACCTTGCTGGATCGCGAGAAGCGGCTCGAAATGCTGGTCGAACGCATGTTCTCGGCGCAGGAAAGCGAACGCCTACGCGTTTCGCAGGAACTGCACGACGGCGTCGCACAAACCGCGACAGCGCTCGCGAGGCTGATCGAAGGCTCGGGCTCCGAGGCTCCGGATTTGCCAGCGGCGGAGCGGGCGCGGCTGGCCGAAATCGCCCGCGGCCTGGTGCGGGAACTCAGGGCGGTGATCGGCGGCTTGCGCCCGACGCTGCTCGACGATCTCGGACTTGAAGCGGCCATACGCGCGCTCGCCGACGGTCTGGAAGACGAAGGTTACAAGGTTTCGGTAAGTCTTACGGGATCGGCCGATCGCCTCCCGAGGATCCTGGAAACCGCCCTGTTTCGTGTCGCGCAGGAAGCAATCGCGAACATCCGCAAGCACGCCGGAGGGCCCTGCGCCGTCGGGCTGGAGCTTGCCCTTCCGAAAGAGGGCCGCAGCGGGTTCTTGCGCATCGCCGACACCGGTCGCGGCCCACCCGGTGATTGCCTGCCCCAGGAAGATTCGGGCAAGCACATCGGCATTGGTGTCATGTCGGAGCGCATGACGGCCGTCGGCGGCAGCCTCGACTGGCGGGCAGGCGAACGCGGAGGCGTGATCGTTACGGCTTATCTCCCCGAGGTGCCGGCTCCATGA
- a CDS encoding OmpW/AlkL family protein — MTRYLLACAAVALPFATPAAAQEAGDIQIKGFVTGVLPDGAITAVETDLIGLPADSQTEASDSVVPTVAIEYFVSPNFSLETICCVTPHDVTGAGALEGAELIDDAIILPASLTAKYHFNLGGGIKPYLGAGATYFMIFSEDVGADAAALGATDVDLSDEFGFLLQGGVDIALNDRRLGLSLDAKRYFVGTTATFSAGQTVALQSEHDLDPWVLSAGLAYRF; from the coding sequence ATGACCCGTTACCTTCTCGCATGCGCCGCAGTTGCGCTGCCTTTCGCAACGCCTGCCGCCGCCCAGGAAGCCGGCGATATCCAGATCAAGGGTTTCGTCACCGGCGTTCTGCCCGATGGTGCCATCACCGCGGTCGAGACCGACCTCATCGGCTTGCCCGCGGACTCGCAGACCGAAGCTTCGGATTCGGTCGTGCCGACCGTCGCGATCGAGTACTTCGTGTCGCCCAACTTCTCGCTTGAGACGATCTGCTGCGTCACGCCGCACGATGTCACCGGGGCGGGCGCACTGGAAGGCGCGGAACTGATCGACGATGCGATCATCCTGCCTGCAAGCCTGACGGCGAAGTATCACTTCAACCTCGGCGGCGGGATCAAGCCCTACCTCGGGGCGGGCGCGACCTACTTCATGATCTTTTCCGAGGATGTCGGCGCTGACGCTGCTGCGCTCGGGGCGACCGATGTCGACCTGTCGGACGAATTCGGCTTCCTGCTGCAGGGCGGTGTCGACATCGCGCTGAACGATCGCAGGCTCGGCCTCTCGCTCGACGCCAAGCGCTACTTCGTCGGCACGACGGCCACTTTCAGTGCGGGTCAGACCGTTGCGCTCCAGAGCGAACACGATCTCGATCCGTGGGTTCTCAGTGCCGGCCTCGCATACCGCTTCTGA
- a CDS encoding MlaD family protein, translating into METRANYVWVGAVTLAVLAALALFIVWLARWGEGAQKEYDIFFKQSVAGLANGSQVSFAGVPVGQVSQIVLWDKDPEFVRVRISVKEEVPILVGTTATIQGSFTGVSTILLDGARSGAPPISCETTACTEGVPIIPPQDGGLNALLSNAPLLLERLATLTERLTQLLDDENQGEIAGILANTNDMTRSLAATAPQIERTMAELQVTLREASEALDEFEKVTASTDRLINTEGEQLAAELRKTLASAGGAARALEQTLEEARPATKQLTESTLPAAEATLRDLRATSKALRSVTEKIDEKGAGSLLSSQPLPEYEP; encoded by the coding sequence ATGGAAACGCGGGCAAATTATGTTTGGGTGGGGGCCGTTACGCTGGCTGTGCTGGCGGCGCTCGCGCTGTTCATCGTCTGGCTGGCGCGCTGGGGCGAAGGTGCCCAGAAGGAATACGACATCTTCTTCAAACAGTCGGTGGCGGGTCTCGCCAACGGCAGCCAGGTCAGCTTTGCCGGTGTTCCCGTGGGCCAGGTCAGCCAGATCGTGCTGTGGGACAAGGACCCCGAATTCGTGCGCGTGCGCATTTCCGTGAAGGAAGAAGTGCCGATCCTCGTCGGGACCACTGCCACCATACAGGGCAGCTTCACCGGCGTTTCGACCATCCTGCTCGACGGCGCGCGTAGCGGCGCTCCGCCGATTTCCTGCGAGACGACTGCCTGCACCGAAGGCGTGCCGATCATCCCGCCGCAGGATGGCGGGCTAAACGCGCTGCTGTCGAACGCGCCGCTGCTGCTGGAGCGGTTGGCGACGCTGACCGAGCGCCTGACCCAGCTGCTCGATGACGAGAACCAGGGCGAGATCGCCGGCATTCTCGCCAATACGAACGACATGACCCGCAGCCTTGCCGCCACGGCTCCGCAGATCGAGCGCACGATGGCCGAACTGCAGGTGACCTTGCGCGAGGCGAGCGAGGCGCTCGACGAATTCGAGAAGGTAACGGCCTCGACCGACCGCCTGATCAATACCGAGGGCGAACAGCTGGCTGCCGAACTGCGCAAGACACTGGCATCTGCCGGCGGGGCTGCAAGGGCGCTCGAACAGACGCTCGAGGAAGCGCGTCCTGCGACCAAGCAGCTCACCGAAAGCACGCTGCCCGCTGCCGAGGCGACGCTGCGCGACCTGCGTGCGACCAGCAAGGCTTTGCGCAGCGTGACCGAGAAAATCGACGAGAAGGGCGCAGGCTCGCTGCTTTCCAGCCAGCCGCTGCCCGAATACGAACCCTAA
- a CDS encoding calcium/sodium antiporter, with the protein MFETITLLVVGLIGLLIGGELLVRGAVRLAEKAGVTPLIVGLVIVGFGTSTPELMTSVEAAMAGSPAIAWGNIVGSNIVNVLVILGFAALITPIALRGGNLLRDTGVCVAASLGLLGLAATGWHGAWIGLAMVAGLFVYIVRCYRDERVGAADAVHTAAFDRQQALEITDTGLHQQQESWWKAALLLLAGLALLMLGARFLVSGAIDLARIAGLSEAVIGLTIVAIGTSLPELVTSVVAARRGEAEIAFGNVVGSCIYNILGIGGVTMMVSPAAIPATLFPFDLGVMAATAIAVLVVSVTWKRFGRPAGIVLILGYAAYVAALLAAPAIHGPGTAQAPLPASQASQHLLIPTHA; encoded by the coding sequence ATGTTCGAAACAATTACCCTCCTTGTCGTCGGCCTGATCGGATTGCTGATCGGGGGCGAACTGCTCGTGCGCGGCGCTGTCCGCCTCGCCGAAAAAGCAGGGGTAACGCCGCTCATTGTCGGGCTGGTGATTGTCGGGTTCGGCACCTCGACGCCCGAGCTGATGACCAGCGTGGAAGCGGCCATGGCAGGGTCGCCTGCGATTGCCTGGGGCAACATCGTGGGCTCGAATATCGTCAATGTGCTGGTGATATTGGGCTTTGCGGCCCTGATTACCCCTATCGCCCTGCGCGGCGGGAACCTGCTGCGCGATACCGGCGTGTGCGTCGCGGCATCGCTGGGGCTCCTGGGGCTGGCTGCGACCGGTTGGCACGGGGCATGGATCGGCCTTGCAATGGTAGCCGGCCTCTTCGTCTATATCGTGCGCTGCTATCGTGACGAGCGTGTGGGGGCAGCCGATGCCGTCCACACGGCGGCTTTCGACCGCCAGCAGGCACTCGAAATCACCGATACCGGCCTGCACCAACAGCAGGAAAGCTGGTGGAAGGCCGCACTGTTGCTGCTAGCCGGACTGGCCCTGCTGATGCTGGGCGCGCGCTTTCTCGTGAGCGGAGCGATCGACCTGGCCCGGATCGCCGGCCTCAGCGAGGCGGTGATCGGCCTCACGATCGTGGCGATCGGAACTTCGCTGCCAGAACTCGTTACCTCAGTCGTCGCTGCGCGCAGGGGCGAGGCCGAGATCGCTTTCGGAAACGTCGTCGGTTCCTGCATCTACAATATTCTCGGGATCGGGGGCGTGACGATGATGGTCAGCCCGGCTGCAATCCCGGCGACGCTCTTTCCTTTCGATCTCGGCGTAATGGCAGCGACTGCGATCGCGGTCCTGGTCGTGAGCGTTACCTGGAAGCGTTTCGGTCGGCCGGCCGGTATCGTCCTGATCCTGGGATATGCGGCCTATGTCGCAGCACTGCTTGCCGCTCCCGCGATCCACGGCCCGGGCACTGCGCAGGCGCCGCTGCCGGCATCGCAAGCCTCTCAGCACCTCCTGATTCCGACCCATGCATAA
- a CDS encoding FMN-binding negative transcriptional regulator: MHPNPLFRSEDRALFEALIDGIGFGMVFHTTPDGPRVAHVPLLSTGDGALQFHLARGNALTRHLDGATALVTVNGPDAYVSPRWYDERDTVPTWDYVALEMEGRVRRMDDEGLEALLHAVIEKFEGRLEGEGWSADESSDATWSRLFKGIVGFEMEVLAWRPTLKLSQKRTPAERERIATGLETSGSPALARLMRSLAA, from the coding sequence ATGCATCCAAACCCGCTGTTCCGGAGCGAGGACAGGGCCCTGTTCGAGGCACTGATCGACGGAATCGGGTTCGGCATGGTCTTCCACACCACTCCGGACGGGCCGCGCGTGGCGCATGTCCCGCTGCTGTCCACCGGCGACGGCGCGCTGCAGTTCCACCTGGCGCGCGGCAATGCGCTCACCCGCCACCTCGACGGGGCGACCGCGCTGGTCACCGTCAACGGCCCCGATGCCTACGTCAGCCCGCGCTGGTATGACGAGCGCGACACGGTCCCCACCTGGGATTACGTCGCGCTGGAAATGGAAGGCCGTGTCAGGCGCATGGACGACGAGGGCCTCGAAGCCCTGCTCCACGCCGTGATCGAGAAATTCGAAGGACGGCTCGAAGGCGAAGGCTGGTCGGCGGACGAATCGAGTGATGCGACATGGTCGCGCCTGTTCAAGGGCATCGTCGGCTTCGAAATGGAAGTCCTCGCCTGGCGCCCGACCTTGAAGCTGTCGCAAAAACGCACTCCGGCCGAGCGCGAACGGATCGCCACGGGCCTTGAAACGAGCGGCAGCCCTGCCCTCGCCAGGCTGATGCGGAGCCTTGCGGCATGA
- a CDS encoding DUF2490 domain-containing protein, which translates to MATIPSTAYASDDAAELWLNPSVEVGLDDNTAFELETAQRFRSEDDGRVDTYFFRGWVKQGIADNATLAGAVEYRINDGGSNEVRTMQQLSTSHGILKTRLRLEQRFVDGADRMGLRLRPRLGVGFDLTGDGRWSAGADAELFWVLRGNNVGSDTGITGLRTTVGVEYEVNENLSLGLSYLRQQDFEDDGPDEIGHAPLIGIKYTF; encoded by the coding sequence TTGGCGACAATCCCGTCGACCGCCTACGCCAGCGACGACGCCGCGGAACTGTGGCTCAACCCCTCGGTCGAAGTCGGACTGGATGACAACACGGCGTTCGAACTCGAAACCGCGCAACGCTTCCGTTCGGAAGACGACGGCCGGGTGGACACCTACTTCTTTCGCGGCTGGGTCAAGCAGGGCATTGCCGACAACGCCACCTTGGCCGGTGCGGTCGAATATCGCATCAATGACGGCGGATCGAACGAAGTTCGCACGATGCAGCAGCTTTCCACCAGTCACGGTATCCTGAAGACACGGCTACGGCTGGAACAGCGCTTCGTCGACGGAGCCGATCGCATGGGCTTGCGACTCCGGCCCCGGCTTGGCGTGGGATTCGACCTGACCGGGGACGGCCGCTGGTCCGCAGGAGCCGATGCCGAACTCTTCTGGGTACTGCGGGGCAACAATGTCGGTAGCGATACGGGCATCACGGGCCTGCGTACGACAGTCGGCGTGGAGTACGAGGTCAACGAGAACCTCTCGCTCGGCCTGTCGTACTTGCGCCAACAGGATTTCGAAGATGATGGCCCGGATGAAATCGGCCATGCACCCCTAATCGGCATTAAATACACATTCTAG
- a CDS encoding response regulator has protein sequence MQLVAPAEITSCRILAIDDEEANVLLLRSVLEREGYTDIHCLTDPKKAMRAYIELQPDIVLLDLMMPEIDGFELLEAFSRHDRAEEFRPILVLTADTTLQARRRALSLGAKDFVAKPFDVIEVGLRIANLLETRILYRHLRAG, from the coding sequence ATGCAACTCGTGGCGCCCGCCGAAATCACGTCCTGCCGCATTCTCGCGATCGATGATGAAGAGGCCAACGTCCTCTTGCTGCGAAGCGTGCTCGAACGGGAAGGGTATACGGATATCCATTGCCTGACCGACCCGAAGAAGGCGATGCGGGCCTATATCGAGCTACAGCCGGATATTGTCCTGCTGGATTTGATGATGCCCGAAATCGATGGCTTCGAACTCCTCGAGGCATTCTCGCGCCATGACCGCGCGGAAGAGTTCCGGCCGATCCTTGTCCTGACGGCCGACACCACCTTGCAGGCGCGGCGGCGCGCCCTGTCGCTGGGCGCGAAGGATTTCGTCGCCAAGCCTTTCGACGTGATCGAGGTCGGCCTTCGCATTGCCAACCTGCTCGAGACACGGATCTTGTATCGACATCTCAGGGCGGGCTGA
- a CDS encoding ATP12 family chaperone protein, whose product MKRFYKDVTVARTDLGWTVQLDGRPIKTQGGKPQVLPTETLAEMLAAEWRSQGETIDPSTFRFRDMADYALDVVASDPQPVVEKLLGYAETDTLCYRADPEEPLYRRQQEVWEPLLMDFEAREGVTLHRVSGVLHRPQAEASLARLRERLASLGAFELAALEQLTSLAASLCIGLGALEKDADTEGLWAVANLEEEWQADLWGREEEAEERRAKRKRDFLAAVEFARVSG is encoded by the coding sequence ATGAAACGCTTCTACAAGGACGTGACTGTCGCCCGGACCGACCTTGGCTGGACAGTCCAACTGGACGGCCGACCGATCAAGACGCAGGGCGGCAAGCCGCAGGTCCTGCCGACCGAGACCTTGGCGGAAATGCTGGCAGCCGAATGGCGTTCGCAGGGCGAGACGATCGATCCCTCGACCTTCCGGTTCCGCGACATGGCGGACTACGCACTCGACGTGGTGGCAAGCGATCCCCAACCGGTGGTCGAGAAGCTGCTCGGCTATGCGGAAACCGACACGCTTTGCTACCGCGCCGATCCAGAAGAGCCGCTCTACCGTCGCCAGCAGGAAGTCTGGGAGCCGCTGCTGATGGACTTCGAGGCACGCGAGGGCGTGACCCTGCACCGCGTCAGCGGCGTGCTGCACAGGCCGCAGGCCGAAGCGTCGCTGGCAAGGCTGCGCGAGCGACTGGCAAGCCTCGGCGCGTTCGAGCTAGCCGCTCTCGAGCAGCTTACCTCGCTGGCGGCCTCGCTCTGCATCGGGCTCGGCGCGCTGGAAAAGGATGCAGATACCGAGGGGCTGTGGGCCGTTGCCAATCTCGAGGAAGAATGGCAGGCCGATCTCTGGGGCCGCGAGGAAGAAGCGGAAGAACGCCGCGCCAAGCGGAAGCGCGATTTCCTGGCGGCAGTCGAGTTCGCGCGGGTGAGCGGCTGA